The following are encoded together in the Hemicordylus capensis ecotype Gifberg chromosome 4, rHemCap1.1.pri, whole genome shotgun sequence genome:
- the KIAA0040 gene encoding uncharacterized protein KIAA0040 homolog, producing the protein MEQISSFFHSIWTFIHIKHQQGIYNTVCLAVLMGLPALVLLVGVFICCHCCFCSRRQKGSGGHSSSDPSQGKKRNKMMVMKKKKEEDLWISAQPKLLLLEKRPSLQV; encoded by the coding sequence ATGGAGCAAATCAGCTCCTTTTTCCACTCCATCTGGACTTTCATCCACATCAAGCACCAGCAGGGCATCTACAACACTGTCTGCCTGGCAGTGCTGATGGGACTGCCTGCTCTCGTCCTCCTTGTTGGCGTCTTCATCTGTTGCCACTGTTGCTTCTGCAGCCGGCGGCAAAAAGGCagtggtggccacagcagcagtgACCCCTcccaggggaagaaaagaaacaagatgatggtgatgaagaagaagaaagaagaggacCTTTGGATCTCGGCCCAACCCAAACTGCTGCTGCTCGAAAAGAGGCCGTCACTGCAGGTCTAA